A segment of the Candidatus Hadarchaeales archaeon genome:
CCCAATATCTCACCTTTCCAGCATCATCACCGCTCGAGATGAACTGAACTCTGATTTTTATGTTCTCCGTCCTGTTCGCCGGGAACTCTACCTTTATGTTCTTCGGTGCTTCATCAAAGGCTCCTCTATAAGCGACTCCATAATGCGGCATCGGCTGAGGTGTTCCTTCAAATTCCCATCCCCAATGATAAACATACCAAGTGTTTCCCATCACTATCTTGAAGTTTTCAACCCTCGGTCCCGTAACTGTGTAAATCCCACTCTCCCAGTTGTCATTCCATGGGTCTGAACCGAGGAGGGTCATATCTTCCCAGAGATCCCAGTTGTTGAATGTCCCCGGAACGTTGTAGGCGAGTCTCTTATAGACAGCACCGGCGGACCAAGGAGATCCTCCAAACCAGAATTGAAAAACGTAATCACCTGTGACTGGAACATCGCCACCTATGTTGCTTCCTGGAGTTTGGAGGGTTACACTTCGAGGATACCCATAGTTGGTGGATGCCTCTCCCCACCATTGATCCCACCAATCATCAACAAATATCTTAAATTCGATAGTGCCTGGTCCGCTTAACCCTCTCACTCTTTCCCAGACCTGACGTTCACTCCAACTATAAACGTATGACATCGGATCGGACAGATCCCAGCTGTTAAACGACCCACGTACGTATGGCTGCGTTGGATTCGCTCCCACAGAAGAAATTAAAAGAGATACTGTAATCACTCCGGCAAGCGAAAGGAAAATAGCATATACTATCCAACGGGAAGTGTATCTTTCCTTCACGGAGCTCCAAAAACCTTTAGTAACGACCCCTATATAAAATCTTCGGTAAAACCGGATATTGAGGTCGATTTATAAATCCCAAGATGTTGGTTTCTTTTCACAGTTCCTTAGACATGTACACGTTATCTTTTCTGAATCCCAATCTACGGTAGTACTCCCTCGTGCCAATCCCGGCCAGTACAGCAATTTTCCGAGCACCATACTCCTCTTCCGAAATTCTTTCAGCCTCCTTCAGTAGGGTCTTCCCAAGACCTCTGTGCTGCCACTCCCCCTCTTCAGCGCTCAACCCAACAGGGACAAGCTCTCCGTACACATGGAGCTCTCTGACAATAGTTGCGTTTTTCAGTTCGGGCCTATGTGCATGCTCCGATGGAACACGGAGCCTCAGAATTGCCAGAAGAACATCCTTTTCTCTGTCCTCTATCGAGAGAAAAACCTCCTCCCCGCCCGAAGCCTCATACCTCTCGATGAAGAGCTCAAGATTCTCAGGCTCCACTCCCGCATGCCCAACCTCCCTGCACCTTATACACTTGCATTTCTTTCCCTCAACCTCAAGTCTTCGTTTAACGATCTGTCTGAGATTCCCGGCTCTAACCCCGGCTTCGATGAGATCTGCCGGAATATCCCTCTGGATTCTCTGGATGCGAACCCATGCCGGTATTTCCTGCTTGATTTTCGCGAGAAGTTCAACTGCCTCCTCCGTCGTCATAGGTTTGAATTCTCCACGCTTCCAGAGTTCGTAGAGTTTAGTCCCTCTGAGAACTAGACAGGGATAAATCTTGAGAGCGTCGGGCCTGAAATCCGGATTTCTAAAGATTTCTCTGAACATCTCCAGATCCCGATCCGGGTTGGAACCAGGGAGTCCAGGCATCATGTGGTAGACAACCGCCATTCCCGCATCTTTCGCTATCCTCGTGGCCTCGATCACGTCCTCAACGGCATGCCCGCGGTTGATGATCTCATAAACGTCTTCGTAAATTGTCTGAACACCAAGCTCCACCCTTGTTGCTCCGAGATCAAGCATGAGATCCACATGGGGCTCTTTACACCAGTCCGGTCTCGTCTCAAACGCGATGTCGCTAATCCTGATTTTTGAGATCTCGGCAGAAAGCTTTGCCTTCTCAAGCGTTTCGCAGTTTTCCCCCGTGATCGCCCTCAGACATTCTTTGACGAACCATTCTAGATAATCTCGCGGGTATGCGGTCAGAGTACCGCCGAAGACTATCAGCTCAACCTTGTCGACTTCATGCCCGATTGCTCTAAGTTGCTCAATTCGATTTTTGACTTGAGAATAGGGATCAAAGCCGTGCTGTACAGCTCTCATTGAGGCCGGTTCCCTTCCCGTGTAGCTTTGGTTGACCCCAGCCTCTGGACCTCCAGGACAATATATGCACGGTTCGGGTTTGGGGCATGGGAGCGGCTTGGGCATGACGGTGATGACGGTTACTCCAGATGCAGATCTTACGGGTTTGAGCTTAAGAAGGCGGACAAGTCTTTCTCTTTCCTCCGGAGTGGCAACAGCTAGGATTTCCGAATTCTTTGGTATACGAGAGACCCCAAGCTCACCACAAATCTTCAACTTGAGCTTGGCTACATCCTTTCGACTCATCCTGCCGAGCTTTGGGATTTCCTCCAAGATTCGTCTGCAGAGGTCGGCACTCATCATTCAAGAATTCTGCTTCAGGATGATATTAAACCCGAGTCCAAAACTCAGCGTGTCCTAGGGCAAACGGTCGAGAAAAAACCCTTATCCTTTCACTCCTTAAATTTTCATTAGAATGGAAATCCAAGACGTCTGTAAAAAGTACAACCTTCCCGAGAAAATAGTGGAAATCCTCGGAGCAGCTGGGATAAGAAAACTCTTCCCACCACAGAAGGAGGCGATAGAAGCGGGAGTCCTTGATGGAAAAAGTCTGGTTCTCTCGGTTCCGACTGCAGCCGGGAAGACCCTCGTCGCCGAACTCTGCATGCTCAAGTCAATCCTGAAGGAAAAGGGAAAGTGCCTCTACGTCGTTCCCCTCCGCGCACTCGCAAGCGAAAAATATGAAGAGTTTAAGCAGAGGTATGAGCAGCTCGGAATACGCGTCGGGATAAGCACTGGAGATTTTGACACGGCTGACCCAAAGCTCGCGATGTATGACATCCTCGTCGCCACTTCAGAGAAGGTTGATTCTCTACTTAGGCACAGGGCGAAGTGGCTTGCCGACATCGTTACCGTCGTAGTTCTTGACGAGATACATCTCCTAAACGACCCGGAACGCGGCCCGACCTTGGAGATCTTGGCCACGAGACTCAGGCAGGTTAATCCTAGGCTCCAGATCCTAGCCCTCAGCGCCACGATAAGAAACTCGGACGAAATTGCCGAGTGGATTGGAGCGGAGCTCGTCTTGAGCGACTGGAGACCGGTCCCGCTTAAAAAAGGAGTTTATCTCGACGGCGAAATAATCTTCGAGGACGGAGAAAGAAGAAAGATAAAGGTTCAAGGTAGCGATTTGGAGACCCTCTCACATGATGTTCTTCAAGAAAAGGGACAGTTGCTCATCTTCGTGAACACTAGAAAATCTTCACAGACGGTCGCCGAGATTTTATCCCCAATTTCCCGTCTTTATCTCTCCCAGGAAGAAAAGCAGAAATTACGCGAGATAGCCAAGGAGATCGAAGGGGCTCTCGGGGAAACGACGAAAACCTGCCGTCTTCTCGCTTCTTGCGTCAGGGATGGGTCCGCCTTTCATCATGCCGGTCTCCACCACCTCCAGCGCAGGGCTGTGGAGAGAGGTTTCAAATCAAATTTGATAAAAATCATTTGCGCGACACCAACTTTGGCGGCAGGAGTCAACCTCCCAGCCAGAAGGGTCATCGTCCGAGACTATCGAAGATATGTGGAACCTTATGGTTTAGTCCCGATTCCTGTGATGGAATTCCACCAGTTCTGCGGGAGAGCCGGAAGACCACAGTACGACAAATTCGGTGAAGCCATCCTTATAACTCACTCCGAAGCTGAAGCCGAAGTCCTCTTGGAAGATTTCATAAAAGCTCCGCCGGAAAGGGTAACCTCAAAACTGGCTACAGAACCAGCCCTCCGCACTCATGTTCTAGCTTCCATCGCGGCAGGCTACGCAACGAACTGGGATTCGATGAGGGATTTTATGCGCAAAACTTTCTTCGCCTTTCAGTTTGGGGTGGAGAGAGTAGAATCCG
Coding sequences within it:
- a CDS encoding tRNA uridine(34) 5-carboxymethylaminomethyl modification radical SAM/GNAT enzyme Elp3; this encodes MMSADLCRRILEEIPKLGRMSRKDVAKLKLKICGELGVSRIPKNSEILAVATPEERERLVRLLKLKPVRSASGVTVITVMPKPLPCPKPEPCIYCPGGPEAGVNQSYTGREPASMRAVQHGFDPYSQVKNRIEQLRAIGHEVDKVELIVFGGTLTAYPRDYLEWFVKECLRAITGENCETLEKAKLSAEISKIRISDIAFETRPDWCKEPHVDLMLDLGATRVELGVQTIYEDVYEIINRGHAVEDVIEATRIAKDAGMAVVYHMMPGLPGSNPDRDLEMFREIFRNPDFRPDALKIYPCLVLRGTKLYELWKRGEFKPMTTEEAVELLAKIKQEIPAWVRIQRIQRDIPADLIEAGVRAGNLRQIVKRRLEVEGKKCKCIRCREVGHAGVEPENLELFIERYEASGGEEVFLSIEDREKDVLLAILRLRVPSEHAHRPELKNATIVRELHVYGELVPVGLSAEEGEWQHRGLGKTLLKEAERISEEEYGARKIAVLAGIGTREYYRRLGFRKDNVYMSKEL
- a CDS encoding ATP-dependent DNA helicase, whose amino-acid sequence is MEIQDVCKKYNLPEKIVEILGAAGIRKLFPPQKEAIEAGVLDGKSLVLSVPTAAGKTLVAELCMLKSILKEKGKCLYVVPLRALASEKYEEFKQRYEQLGIRVGISTGDFDTADPKLAMYDILVATSEKVDSLLRHRAKWLADIVTVVVLDEIHLLNDPERGPTLEILATRLRQVNPRLQILALSATIRNSDEIAEWIGAELVLSDWRPVPLKKGVYLDGEIIFEDGERRKIKVQGSDLETLSHDVLQEKGQLLIFVNTRKSSQTVAEILSPISRLYLSQEEKQKLREIAKEIEGALGETTKTCRLLASCVRDGSAFHHAGLHHLQRRAVERGFKSNLIKIICATPTLAAGVNLPARRVIVRDYRRYVEPYGLVPIPVMEFHQFCGRAGRPQYDKFGEAILITHSEAEAEVLLEDFIKAPPERVTSKLATEPALRTHVLASIAAGYATNWDSMRDFMRKTFFAFQFGVERVESVVERVLDFLEKNELITVRGDVLTPTPFGELTSALYIDPLSAVIIRDGLKLVSTTPPSDVALLHLISSTPDMPPLYLGEKDYEWLELEYSSHRSEFLVPVEEEDPILFEQFLASLKTALMLKAWVEEEREDDIHEKFGVGAGDIRRMAETAEWLLYSSHQIAKLFKVKPALNPLRKLTERIRYGVKEELLELVQLEGIGRVRARSLFSGGFKTLKDIAKASEAELASLPYIGKEIARSIKRQVETLTS